One window from the genome of Desulfitibacter sp. BRH_c19 encodes:
- a CDS encoding (Fe-S)-binding protein produces the protein MKSELIKEFALKAGAHMCGITGVEKFADAPQGFHPKDVFSQCKSVVVFIKQMPIDAILAENPVPYTHTAYKMYEEIDRIAMELCQFFQSSNVKAALIPADVPYLSWDQENMHGRGIISLKHAAVLAGLGILGKNTILINEKLGNMVYIGAVLIDAEVDSDPIVKGFNCPPSCHKCLDACPQQAMNGITVNQKLCREKSFFKAGRGFDLYNCNECRKVCLYRTGRK, from the coding sequence ATGAAATCTGAATTAATCAAAGAATTTGCGCTTAAAGCGGGAGCACATATGTGTGGAATTACAGGAGTTGAAAAGTTTGCAGATGCCCCTCAAGGGTTTCATCCAAAAGATGTTTTTAGTCAGTGCAAAAGTGTGGTTGTTTTTATTAAACAAATGCCCATCGATGCCATTCTAGCAGAGAATCCGGTTCCTTATACTCATACTGCATACAAGATGTATGAAGAGATTGACAGAATTGCTATGGAACTATGCCAGTTCTTTCAAAGCAGTAACGTAAAGGCTGCTCTAATCCCCGCCGATGTGCCATATTTATCGTGGGATCAGGAAAACATGCATGGAAGAGGTATCATATCACTAAAACATGCTGCAGTACTTGCAGGTCTGGGGATTTTGGGGAAAAATACAATTTTAATTAATGAAAAATTGGGGAACATGGTTTACATCGGAGCAGTACTAATTGATGCGGAAGTCGATTCAGACCCTATTGTCAAAGGTTTCAATTGTCCTCCTTCCTGCCATAAATGTCTGGACGCTTGTCCGCAGCAAGCCATGAATGGAATAACGGTCAATCAAAAATTATGTAGAGAAAAATCCTTCTTCAAAGCAGGAAGAGGGTTTGATCTATACAATTGTAATGAATGTCGTAAGGTTTGCTTGTACCGTACAGGCCGTAAATAA
- a CDS encoding reactive intermediate/imine deaminase yields the protein MPRKAINADGAVSVGPYSHAVESGNLIYLSGQTPIDSKTGKLVEGDIITQTEQSFKNLFNVLYSAGLSPDDVIKVTVFLTDMRDFLAMNSVYSKQFSSPYPARTTIGVNELPLGAQVEIEMIARRG from the coding sequence ATGCCGAGAAAAGCTATTAATGCAGATGGAGCCGTATCAGTTGGTCCATATTCACACGCTGTTGAATCAGGTAATTTGATTTACCTTTCGGGACAGACTCCTATTGATTCCAAAACGGGCAAACTTGTAGAAGGTGATATTATTACTCAAACAGAGCAGTCTTTTAAGAATTTATTTAATGTGTTGTATTCAGCAGGCTTATCTCCAGATGATGTAATAAAGGTCACTGTTTTTTTAACTGATATGAGAGACTTTTTGGCTATGAATTCAGTCTACTCAAAACAATTTTCTTCTCCTTATCCTGCACGGACAACTATTGGAGTTAATGAGCTACCACTAGGGGCACAAGTCGAAATCGAAATGATTGCTAGAAGAGGTTAA
- a CDS encoding XRE family transcriptional regulator — MKTRIKELRARFDLTQEQLAKIVGVRRETIVFLEKGEYNPSLKLAAKVARVFNSTIEEIFIFEDRDLE, encoded by the coding sequence ATGAAAACTAGGATAAAGGAACTTAGAGCACGTTTTGATCTAACCCAAGAACAATTAGCAAAAATAGTCGGTGTAAGAAGAGAAACTATTGTGTTTCTTGAAAAGGGAGAATATAATCCCTCGCTTAAACTTGCTGCTAAAGTTGCCCGTGTTTTTAATTCTACAATTGAAGAAATTTTCATTTTCGAAGATAGAGATTTAGAATAG
- a CDS encoding serine hydrolase: MKKVTMKIIEDMFRNQVRKDSKVKNAYLLVHSQKLDFHMNIAEGSTGDMRANPQQPNYMASVGKLFTSTIISMLFEKGELSFGDSISNYLDEELLNDLHIYKGKDYTNNIKIKHLLKQTSGLYDNFWPLLDKLLEEKEFNMSPREAIIWGKNNLKPYCPPGKKTKYTDTNYHLLGLIIENITGKPFHEVLKDYIFVPLGMENSSMLNYSDPIKEYSYPIAHFSIDGTIGNDLKNYAGLDYAGGGVVATNEDLLKFMNALVAGQIVSKDTLEKMKNDSTKLFFGIDYGYGIWQFRTIPVLLPGKYNCWGCVGATGAFMFYHPGLDAYLIGNFNDVSYKSKGLKFMIKVIKELLKVADK, encoded by the coding sequence ATGAAGAAAGTAACGATGAAAATAATTGAAGATATGTTTAGGAATCAAGTGCGAAAAGATTCTAAAGTAAAGAATGCTTATTTATTAGTTCATTCGCAGAAGTTAGATTTTCATATGAATATTGCTGAAGGTTCAACAGGTGATATGCGTGCCAACCCTCAGCAACCTAATTATATGGCTAGTGTTGGCAAATTATTTACATCAACTATAATTAGTATGTTATTTGAAAAGGGAGAGCTATCTTTTGGTGATAGCATTAGCAACTATTTAGATGAGGAATTACTGAATGATCTTCATATTTACAAGGGTAAAGATTATACAAATAATATTAAAATCAAACATCTGTTGAAACAAACATCAGGTTTATATGATAACTTTTGGCCACTACTAGATAAGCTTCTTGAGGAGAAGGAATTTAATATGAGCCCACGGGAAGCTATTATCTGGGGTAAAAATAATTTAAAACCTTATTGTCCACCAGGGAAAAAGACAAAATATACAGATACTAATTATCATCTTTTGGGATTAATCATTGAAAATATTACAGGTAAGCCATTCCATGAAGTATTGAAGGATTATATTTTTGTTCCTCTTGGAATGGAGAACTCATCTATGCTTAACTATTCTGATCCCATAAAAGAATATTCATATCCAATTGCGCATTTTAGTATTGATGGGACAATAGGGAACGATTTAAAAAACTATGCTGGACTTGACTATGCTGGTGGTGGAGTTGTAGCTACTAATGAGGATTTACTTAAATTTATGAATGCTTTAGTGGCAGGTCAAATAGTTTCAAAAGATACTTTAGAAAAAATGAAGAATGATTCAACTAAATTATTTTTTGGAATAGATTATGGTTATGGTATTTGGCAGTTTAGAACTATACCAGTCTTACTCCCAGGAAAATATAATTGCTGGGGATGTGTTGGGGCAACAGGGGCATTTATGTTTTACCATCCAGGATTAGATGCTTATTTGATTGGGAATTTTAATGATGTATCTTATAAAAGTAAAGGTCTTAAGTTTATGATAAAAGTAATTAAAGAATTGTTAAAAGTAGCAGATAAATGA